One genomic region from Leptolyngbyaceae cyanobacterium JSC-12 encodes:
- a CDS encoding metalloendopeptidase-like membrane protein (IMG reference gene:2510093874~PFAM: Peptidase family M23) — protein sequence MTLRCLFRQSIQLWGILPFSYLNQQLPQHQERRFRWIVGLGAVAAIAFNLPAKALQVTVTPANPKLGDTLSVVVQYDDLTISATPQVTLGNQTFQTFLIAPNQFRALLPTTPLDKPGSLKIQVSGEGQTETVNVNLGNRKFPTQSIWLSGKGTNGTDYEFDRVDAFKKLVTPEKFWHGKFRRPNQGPITSGYGIRRYYNGVFAKDYFHRGLDYAGAHGSPVVAPAAGRVALVGRVAQGFRLHGNTVGIDHGQGVTTIYLHLSRINVKEGDFVQPGQVIGAVGSTGAATGPHLHWGLYVNGLSVDPAPWRDRGFE from the coding sequence ATGACTTTGCGCTGCCTATTCAGGCAATCTATCCAGCTATGGGGCATTTTGCCATTTTCCTATCTCAACCAACAATTACCCCAGCATCAGGAGCGAAGGTTTAGGTGGATAGTAGGGCTGGGAGCCGTTGCCGCGATCGCCTTCAACTTACCTGCAAAGGCTCTCCAGGTAACTGTCACTCCAGCTAATCCAAAACTGGGTGATACACTCTCAGTAGTAGTTCAGTACGATGATTTAACGATTAGTGCGACTCCCCAGGTTACGTTGGGAAATCAAACCTTTCAAACCTTTTTGATTGCACCGAACCAGTTTCGCGCTTTGTTACCCACCACCCCGCTCGATAAACCAGGTTCCCTCAAGATTCAAGTCAGTGGAGAAGGACAAACAGAAACAGTTAACGTGAACCTGGGAAACCGGAAATTTCCGACTCAATCTATTTGGCTTTCTGGCAAAGGCACGAATGGCACTGATTACGAATTTGACCGGGTGGATGCCTTCAAAAAGTTGGTTACTCCAGAAAAATTTTGGCATGGAAAATTCCGTCGCCCCAATCAAGGTCCAATTACATCAGGATATGGCATTCGGCGCTATTATAATGGCGTTTTTGCGAAAGACTATTTCCATCGCGGCTTAGATTATGCCGGAGCACACGGATCGCCAGTGGTTGCCCCTGCTGCTGGGCGCGTTGCCTTGGTGGGGCGAGTGGCGCAAGGCTTTAGACTGCATGGCAATACTGTCGGAATCGATCATGGGCAGGGAGTGACGACAATTTATCTCCATCTCAGTCGCATCAACGTCAAAGAGGGAGACTTTGTACAACCAGGACAGGTAATTGGAGCCGTGGGATCAACGGGTGCTGCAACGGGGCCCCACCTGCACTGGGGATTATATGTTAATGGCTTATCGGTCGATCCAGCGCCTTGGCGCGATCGCGGGTTTGAATAA
- a CDS encoding transposase (IMG reference gene:2510093865~PFAM: Transposase IS200 like), whose product MSEYIHKSHNVTVLLYHLVFPAKYRRAVFDEQVDEVLREVCLEIEKRYEIKFIEIGVDKDHVHFLVQSVPTYSVTKLVKMIKSLTAREVFRRCPQVKQKLWGGEFWSDGYFASTVGKHGDEGMIANYVKNQGNEYLKLHRDEQLTLF is encoded by the coding sequence ATGAGCGAGTACATCCACAAAAGTCATAACGTTACGGTTTTGCTATACCACCTTGTGTTTCCAGCAAAGTATCGGCGGGCTGTGTTTGATGAACAGGTCGATGAAGTTTTGCGAGAAGTTTGCCTGGAGATTGAGAAACGCTACGAGATTAAATTTATAGAAATCGGTGTAGACAAAGACCATGTGCACTTTTTAGTCCAATCGGTGCCGACATACAGCGTGACCAAATTGGTCAAAATGATCAAGAGTTTGACCGCAAGGGAAGTGTTTCGGCGTTGTCCTCAGGTGAAGCAAAAGCTATGGGGTGGAGAGTTTTGGAGTGATGGCTATTTTGCAAGTACAGTTGGGAAACACGGGGATGAAGGGATGATTGCGAACTACGTCAAAAATCAGGGTAACGAATATCTCAAGCTACACCGAGATGAGCAGCTTACTCTTTTTTGA
- a CDS encoding Late competence development protein ComFB (IMG reference gene:2510093873~PFAM: Late competence development protein ComFB), giving the protein MSIEKIVEQALQDGYLTPAMEAEVGRICDTASELSIEEYMALDRLMGALLTGEVVAVPRKQFINVMEELVLTEAIARVAEIEATSDRTLDLGDIAAYALNRLPPLYATTEEGATYQRQRAKEELQALIAQQVGEAIARNLDRPEFFPERQVIGKSSGDEILTQVSSLLQAYAPSFEQEAPK; this is encoded by the coding sequence ATGAGCATCGAAAAGATCGTGGAACAGGCTCTACAAGATGGGTACCTAACGCCAGCAATGGAGGCAGAGGTAGGGCGCATTTGTGATACCGCCTCAGAACTGTCGATTGAAGAATATATGGCGCTTGATCGCTTGATGGGTGCTTTGCTTACAGGGGAGGTGGTTGCTGTCCCACGCAAACAGTTCATCAACGTGATGGAAGAACTGGTGTTGACTGAAGCGATCGCTCGGGTAGCTGAGATTGAAGCAACCAGCGATCGCACACTGGATTTAGGAGATATTGCTGCCTACGCGTTAAATCGTCTTCCACCGCTGTATGCCACTACCGAAGAAGGCGCAACCTATCAACGGCAGCGAGCTAAAGAGGAACTCCAAGCGCTGATTGCTCAACAAGTGGGAGAAGCGATCGCCCGTAACCTGGATCGTCCAGAATTCTTCCCAGAGCGACAAGTTATTGGCAAGAGTTCAGGTGATGAAATTCTGACTCAGGTTAGCTCCTTACTGCAAGCCTATGCGCCTAGTTTTGAGCAAGAAGCCCCTAAATAG
- a CDS encoding hypothetical protein (IMG reference gene:2510093872~PFAM: L,D-transpeptidase catalytic domain), which produces MAAMPSKVNDQIPRSIMLLCLGTATVLVLSQWGGVTERFTPKPIGIVRAERKRQLKSEKTQAEAAMPKPTQVSQPASVSTSPKTDVRLVVNLSDRRVYLYKAAKLQTSYPLAVAQAGWETPTGTFQILNMERDPTWIHPITGVSVPPGVDNPLGVAWIGFWTDGDTEIGFHGTNQEELIGEAVSHGCLRMRNADIEALYAQVSTGTPVVVEP; this is translated from the coding sequence GTGGCTGCAATGCCGTCAAAAGTAAACGATCAAATTCCCCGAAGTATTATGTTGTTGTGTTTGGGAACAGCAACTGTGTTGGTTCTCAGCCAGTGGGGAGGTGTCACCGAACGATTCACACCTAAACCGATTGGAATTGTCAGGGCAGAGCGCAAACGGCAACTCAAGAGTGAAAAAACTCAGGCAGAAGCTGCCATGCCCAAGCCAACCCAGGTTTCTCAGCCAGCCTCAGTTTCGACATCACCCAAGACGGATGTCAGGTTAGTTGTTAACTTGAGCGATCGCCGCGTCTATCTCTACAAAGCTGCTAAACTCCAAACCAGTTACCCGTTAGCGGTGGCGCAAGCTGGCTGGGAAACCCCAACTGGCACTTTTCAGATTTTGAATATGGAGCGCGATCCTACCTGGATTCACCCAATTACCGGAGTCTCGGTGCCGCCCGGTGTAGACAATCCGTTAGGAGTAGCCTGGATTGGATTTTGGACGGATGGCGACACTGAAATTGGCTTCCACGGCACCAATCAGGAGGAATTAATTGGAGAAGCGGTGTCTCATGGATGTTTGCGAATGCGAAATGCTGACATCGAAGCACTCTACGCTCAGGTATCCACTGGAACGCCCGTTGTCGTTGAACCTTAA
- a CDS encoding aspartyl-tRNA synthetase (IMG reference gene:2510093869~PFAM: GAD domain; tRNA synthetases class II (D, K and N); OB-fold nucleic acid binding domain~TIGRFAM: aspartyl-tRNA synthetase, bacterial type) has translation MRTHYCGQLRAEHIGETVTLCGWVDRRRDHGGVIFIDLRDRTGIVQIVSDPVRTPKSYTDAEGLRNEYVVKISGRVSKRPDESLNPKLGTGEVEIYAEQIEVLNAVRKQLPFQISSSETESVREELRLKYRYLDLRRERMSRNLQLRHQVIKTLRRYLEDEQGFIEVETPVLTRSTPEGARDYLVPSRANPSEWFALPQSPQLFKQLLMVAGCDRYYQIARCFRDEDLRADRQPEFTQLDMEMSFMSQDELLDLNERMICHLFKVVKGIDLPRPFPRLTYADAMNRYGSDKPDTRYDLELVDVSDIVQRSGFKVFADAVAKGGIVKILPIPSGNDAISNVRIKPGGDLFKEAELCGARGLAYIRVRNGEIDTIGAIKDNLTDEQKQKILTRCNATNGHLLLFGAGDTATVNKTLDRLRQVVAREQGLIDPNKINLLWITHFPMFEWNADEKRLEALHHPFTAPYPEDLHDLKTAHAQAYDLVFNGFEVGGGSLRIYQPDVQQQVFETIGLSPEEAYAKFGFLLDAFEFGAPPHGGIAYGIDRLVMLLAGEESIRDVIGFPKTQQARCLMTGAPSSVDDKQLKELYVASTYKPKKES, from the coding sequence ATGCGAACCCACTATTGCGGTCAACTCCGAGCGGAGCATATTGGAGAGACGGTTACCCTATGTGGATGGGTGGATCGTCGCCGTGATCATGGAGGGGTGATTTTTATCGATTTGCGCGATCGCACCGGAATTGTTCAAATTGTCAGTGATCCTGTCCGTACGCCAAAGTCTTACACTGATGCGGAAGGCTTGCGAAATGAGTATGTGGTCAAAATTTCTGGACGAGTCAGTAAACGCCCAGATGAGTCCCTCAATCCCAAGCTGGGAACGGGCGAAGTTGAAATCTATGCGGAGCAGATCGAAGTGCTCAATGCTGTTCGCAAGCAACTTCCGTTTCAGATTTCCAGTAGCGAAACGGAATCGGTGCGGGAAGAGTTGCGCTTAAAGTATCGCTATCTCGATCTGCGGCGGGAGCGGATGAGTCGCAATCTGCAACTGCGTCATCAGGTGATTAAAACTCTGCGCCGCTACCTGGAAGATGAACAGGGCTTCATCGAAGTGGAAACTCCAGTGCTAACGCGATCAACCCCAGAAGGGGCAAGAGATTATCTGGTGCCGTCTCGCGCCAATCCAAGCGAATGGTTTGCCCTGCCCCAATCCCCTCAGTTGTTTAAGCAGTTGCTCATGGTTGCTGGGTGCGATCGCTACTACCAAATCGCCCGCTGCTTTCGAGACGAAGACTTGCGGGCAGATCGTCAACCAGAGTTCACCCAACTCGATATGGAAATGAGTTTCATGTCACAGGATGAGCTTCTGGACTTAAACGAACGCATGATTTGCCACCTGTTTAAGGTAGTTAAAGGGATTGACCTGCCACGCCCCTTCCCTCGTCTCACCTACGCCGATGCCATGAACCGCTACGGTTCCGACAAACCCGATACCCGTTACGATTTGGAACTGGTTGATGTGTCCGATATAGTACAGAGGTCTGGCTTTAAGGTATTTGCCGATGCGGTAGCAAAAGGCGGCATTGTCAAAATTCTGCCCATTCCTAGTGGCAACGATGCTATTTCCAACGTGCGAATCAAACCTGGTGGCGACTTATTCAAGGAAGCAGAATTGTGTGGTGCTCGCGGGCTTGCCTACATCCGGGTACGCAATGGTGAAATTGACACTATCGGTGCCATTAAAGACAACCTTACTGATGAGCAAAAGCAGAAAATCTTGACCCGCTGTAACGCCACCAATGGGCATTTGCTGCTATTCGGAGCTGGCGATACTGCTACAGTTAACAAAACCCTTGATCGCCTGCGTCAGGTAGTTGCTCGGGAACAGGGACTCATTGATCCCAACAAAATCAACTTGCTTTGGATCACGCACTTCCCCATGTTTGAGTGGAACGCCGACGAGAAACGATTAGAAGCACTGCATCATCCCTTCACCGCCCCCTACCCAGAGGATTTACACGATCTCAAAACAGCTCATGCTCAGGCGTATGACCTTGTATTTAATGGCTTTGAAGTGGGCGGCGGCAGTTTGCGGATTTACCAGCCCGATGTTCAGCAGCAAGTATTTGAAACCATTGGACTATCTCCCGAAGAAGCCTATGCTAAGTTTGGATTTTTGCTGGATGCGTTTGAATTTGGTGCGCCCCCCCACGGTGGAATTGCCTATGGCATTGATCGCCTGGTCATGCTGCTCGCCGGGGAAGAATCTATCCGAGATGTGATTGGCTTCCCAAAAACCCAGCAAGCTCGTTGCTTGATGACTGGTGCTCCTTCCAGCGTAGACGATAAGCAACTCAAAGAACTGTACGTTGCCTCCACCTACAAGCCGAAAAAAGAAAGTTAA
- a CDS encoding conserved repeat protein (IMG reference gene:2510093870~TIGRFAM: conserved repeat domain) → MKHLSPIKLQARTKLGALSGAAISILALVSEPAYTQTTTLPSNPNLTFQTSGPSRCANIGDWYTTNGNAQATGGGVQNGPGGLCFPTDPPGNRTTNPVANQLHRFFISVTAADLAASGGQVVVQVEDAGSGGALDEVDGGAIGSNISTNFDPTRFQLLDQAGNVLASETLTPFTNPADLGRTITFPPITQPGVYTVTSVTGEYPINGFTGPFNQVLNNDDNGFRILVSGVQDLLIGQFQGTFQNSIVGASLLDFFLLVGPGTNNLFLRNFDFDNDGLISYISPTGATSTGSTSGNAVWNGGGNLNTGGDSVAVTGLPNAGRWQIQLNGYGGSFTNQSILEANTGTVPDPNQRLPIFDTPPRRAGNFLITPPTERRTQIGQTVCHEFQVINLFFTTDIINLTTEGTDPNYTVEFRDASGTNPLIDTDGDGAVDTGILAAFNGTGNFTLCVTPRPGAPPQDNTQIVGTSFMDRRIREQAVASGFPGADPIPTRQTVLKRTLIDTATGTTANLILVKRITNVTRNGSVLPGVNFGAIINDPNSTNDNDPGWAQIPLAGILALTDTNPVRSGDEVTYTVYFLANGTAPAIDTSICDLIPGGTTFVLNSSQVQLGNTNPVAGGNFFTPLAPLPDNNSCTIQTNPNGALITDLGTIPNTPGSNFGFIRFRVRVN, encoded by the coding sequence GTGAAACATTTGAGCCCAATCAAGCTGCAGGCGCGAACCAAACTTGGGGCGCTTAGCGGGGCTGCTATTTCTATCCTGGCACTCGTATCTGAGCCTGCCTATACCCAAACCACCACTTTGCCAAGCAACCCAAACTTAACCTTCCAAACCAGTGGCCCATCTCGCTGTGCAAACATTGGCGACTGGTACACCACTAACGGCAACGCACAGGCAACAGGTGGCGGTGTTCAAAATGGACCAGGAGGTCTTTGCTTTCCAACCGATCCGCCAGGCAATCGTACAACCAACCCAGTTGCTAACCAATTGCATCGTTTCTTTATCAGTGTTACGGCAGCGGATCTGGCGGCCTCAGGTGGGCAAGTTGTTGTTCAGGTTGAAGATGCTGGCAGCGGTGGCGCTCTTGATGAAGTGGATGGGGGCGCAATTGGCAGTAACATCTCAACCAACTTTGACCCTACTCGGTTTCAGCTTTTGGATCAGGCAGGCAATGTTCTTGCCAGTGAAACTCTCACGCCCTTTACTAATCCTGCTGATTTGGGGCGCACAATTACCTTTCCACCGATTACTCAGCCAGGAGTATACACCGTTACTAGCGTAACTGGAGAGTATCCGATCAACGGCTTTACAGGTCCTTTCAACCAAGTCTTGAACAATGATGATAATGGATTCCGTATTCTTGTCAGTGGAGTTCAAGACTTACTCATTGGTCAGTTCCAAGGAACATTCCAAAATTCAATAGTCGGTGCAAGTCTCCTCGACTTTTTCTTACTAGTTGGTCCTGGAACCAATAATCTTTTCTTGAGGAATTTTGATTTTGACAATGACGGGCTGATTAGTTACATTAGCCCGACTGGAGCCACTTCAACCGGTTCAACATCTGGCAACGCAGTCTGGAATGGTGGCGGCAACCTCAATACAGGCGGCGACTCTGTTGCTGTCACTGGGTTACCAAATGCTGGACGCTGGCAGATTCAGTTAAACGGGTATGGTGGATCTTTCACAAACCAATCAATCTTGGAAGCAAACACGGGAACGGTTCCTGATCCCAATCAACGCCTGCCAATTTTTGATACGCCCCCTCGTCGTGCTGGGAACTTTCTGATCACTCCTCCCACTGAGCGCCGGACTCAGATTGGGCAAACAGTATGTCACGAATTTCAGGTTATTAACCTGTTTTTCACCACAGATATCATTAATTTGACGACCGAAGGCACTGATCCCAACTACACAGTTGAGTTCCGTGATGCGTCTGGAACTAATCCTTTGATTGATACAGATGGCGATGGAGCTGTAGACACGGGAATCTTAGCCGCATTTAACGGAACTGGGAACTTTACTCTTTGCGTAACGCCGAGACCCGGTGCTCCTCCGCAGGATAATACTCAGATTGTGGGAACGTCCTTTATGGATCGGCGAATTCGCGAACAAGCGGTTGCTTCTGGTTTTCCAGGTGCCGATCCGATCCCTACTCGGCAGACAGTACTAAAACGAACTTTGATTGATACGGCTACTGGGACTACAGCAAATCTTATCCTGGTGAAGCGTATTACCAACGTGACCCGGAATGGTAGTGTTCTGCCAGGTGTGAATTTTGGTGCAATTATTAACGACCCTAATTCGACGAATGATAATGATCCAGGTTGGGCACAGATTCCGTTAGCTGGAATTTTGGCGTTAACGGATACCAATCCGGTGCGGAGTGGAGATGAGGTAACTTACACGGTGTATTTCCTTGCGAATGGCACGGCACCTGCGATCGATACCAGCATTTGCGATCTGATCCCTGGAGGCACAACGTTTGTGCTCAATAGTTCACAGGTGCAACTGGGGAATACGAATCCAGTCGCAGGTGGAAACTTCTTCACACCACTGGCTCCGCTCCCGGATAACAACTCCTGTACGATTCAAACAAACCCCAATGGTGCGTTAATTACCGACCTGGGTACTATCCCTAATACACCTGGAAGTAATTTTGGATTTATCCGATTCCGGGTTCGAGTGAACTGA
- a CDS encoding subtilisin-like serine protease (IMG reference gene:2510093868~PFAM: Subtilase family) — MSSFWDTLNINNIEYLGDSSGLSELTALPSSWLNMQGWAPQNGLSDRPLLPSTFRSSFYADILSEWDLPLTIQHPVTPISLEVGIYDISVETEPVADPMLPAAVAPIFNSFYGYGVVDAAAAVAFAVSYGIPFADVPNIGGVIWGLDRINAPEVWAQGYTGQDVIVAVIDTGVDYTHPDLDDNIWTNPGEIYDGIDNDGNGFVDDVLGWDFVNWDNNPMDDTGHGTHVAGTIAAENNGFGITGVAYNAKIMSIKVLGSNGGTYNDVAAGIFYAVNNGARVINLSLGGAFSSRIVTAAVRYATENGVVVVMASGNEGRSQPSFPANLASNWGIAVGAIDSSDRLARFSNRAGVNPLDFVIAPGVRIWSTTPNATYSAYSGTSMATPHVAGVAALMLSANPFLTSGEVETILVQTANPSGIVV, encoded by the coding sequence ATGTCGAGTTTTTGGGATACGCTCAACATCAATAACATCGAATATTTGGGGGATTCATCTGGACTATCTGAGTTGACTGCTCTACCCTCAAGTTGGCTGAATATGCAAGGTTGGGCACCTCAAAACGGGTTGAGCGATCGCCCCTTACTACCTTCAACCTTTCGCAGTAGCTTTTACGCTGACATTTTGTCTGAATGGGATTTACCCTTAACTATTCAACATCCAGTTACTCCAATTTCTCTGGAAGTCGGCATTTACGATATTTCTGTTGAAACTGAGCCAGTGGCAGACCCAATGCTACCAGCGGCAGTTGCACCTATATTTAATTCGTTCTATGGATATGGGGTAGTGGATGCGGCGGCGGCAGTAGCTTTTGCAGTTTCCTACGGCATCCCGTTTGCTGATGTGCCCAATATTGGTGGTGTCATTTGGGGGCTAGATCGCATCAATGCTCCAGAAGTCTGGGCACAGGGCTATACCGGGCAAGATGTGATTGTTGCTGTGATTGATACCGGTGTGGATTACACCCATCCCGACCTGGACGACAACATTTGGACAAATCCAGGGGAAATCTATGATGGCATAGACAATGACGGTAATGGTTTTGTGGATGATGTGCTGGGTTGGGATTTTGTCAATTGGGATAATAACCCAATGGATGATACCGGGCATGGTACTCACGTGGCTGGCACTATTGCAGCAGAGAATAACGGCTTTGGGATAACTGGGGTGGCTTACAATGCCAAAATCATGTCCATCAAAGTGTTGGGTTCCAATGGTGGAACTTACAATGATGTAGCGGCGGGAATTTTTTATGCGGTGAATAATGGAGCAAGGGTGATCAACTTAAGTTTGGGAGGAGCATTTTCCAGCCGAATTGTGACTGCAGCAGTCCGCTATGCTACTGAAAATGGTGTGGTGGTTGTCATGGCATCGGGCAATGAGGGCAGAAGTCAGCCCAGTTTTCCTGCCAATTTGGCGAGTAATTGGGGAATTGCTGTGGGTGCGATTGATAGCAGCGATCGCTTAGCCAGATTTTCAAACCGGGCTGGAGTCAACCCATTAGACTTCGTTATAGCGCCTGGGGTACGAATCTGGTCAACTACTCCTAATGCGACCTATAGCGCTTACAGTGGTACATCGATGGCAACGCCCCATGTGGCAGGAGTTGCTGCTCTGATGCTGAGTGCCAATCCGTTTCTGACATCGGGCGAAGTTGAAACAATTCTGGTTCAAACGGCAAATCCTTCTGGAATTGTCGTATAA
- a CDS encoding ATPase involved in DNA repair (IMG reference gene:2510093871~PFAM: RecF/RecN/SMC N terminal domain) yields MQILSVTLKNFKSHSDRCFTFQPGTNAICGENGAGKTSILEAIAWTLFDYIGDYTKDDLIRNGASSAQVRVAFVSPRDGRTYEIQRCTTKSYTIYDPQLNERLPYSRIKEEVLPWLRQHLGVAPGTDLGQLFCSTIGVPQGTFTTDFLLPRERRKPIFDKILKVEEYQQTWKKLADLEKYARHQVEALEREVAYLEENLEELDGLQVKRQQQQQEIHTVQAELQQAQAQVAELQQHVEQLQALEARSQHLTLQLAQVTTQIQTQTGNLERLQQDLQQAEAAAAICTANQEAYQVFQQAESTLRQLEQLQRTEQTLQHRKRQQEQQLSDRQAELTKLTLQLNRLTEARQAIAQLEPLAQRQQELERTQQTISQQIQTCHSMRQAMHEQEKRLKQLQIRQTHLNQEIAEIQALAPVVQEIPALEQQQQRLQQQISRVAAAIQFETELRQIFQASQSSNDSFREQVLKATTALTDLQQAMPLWSGTLEAVLQTLETGLAMQQQFVTALGNILDDLAEQTAPEKLAHQLQTVQTQLQAARQNQTRFANLERLLADYAHLETDVRELQTHLMASQSQIAEESALKEKYAHLAATLTELENPIARIQLWREDLRQEATLLASLEAVNQAINEIQQAIAHLDEQLATYATLADDILKQQAIRDQHRQAYEVYTAHRELANTRKQRLHLVQTVTAELQALQQTQTALTEERDRLCQTFDPEDYQVAQTAYQTARDRQNLLSGRLPELLKAMENLDERLNQLEILRTQYVETQTQLEQKKRIERFIKFARKAYKEAGPRITERYIQSISREADKLFRDLLHRPNVSLRWTRDYEIVVQEGAHSRRFVNLSGGEQMCAALAVRLALLKVLADLDIAFFDEPTTNMDRLRREQLADAIANIKTFQQLFVISHDDTFEKVTENIIVVEREA; encoded by the coding sequence ATGCAAATTCTCTCAGTCACGTTAAAAAACTTTAAGTCTCATAGCGATCGCTGCTTCACCTTCCAACCTGGGACAAACGCGATTTGTGGCGAGAATGGGGCAGGTAAAACAAGTATTTTGGAGGCGATCGCCTGGACACTGTTTGATTACATTGGCGACTACACCAAAGATGATTTGATTCGAAATGGAGCTAGTAGCGCTCAGGTGCGAGTTGCCTTCGTTTCTCCACGCGATGGGCGCACCTATGAAATTCAGCGTTGTACCACCAAAAGCTATACGATTTATGACCCACAACTCAATGAACGACTCCCCTACAGCCGGATTAAGGAAGAAGTCTTGCCCTGGCTACGGCAACATTTGGGAGTGGCACCCGGAACTGATTTAGGGCAGCTTTTTTGCAGCACGATTGGTGTTCCGCAAGGTACCTTTACAACCGATTTTTTATTGCCGAGAGAGCGACGCAAACCTATCTTTGACAAGATTTTAAAGGTTGAGGAGTATCAGCAGACCTGGAAAAAGCTAGCAGACCTGGAAAAATATGCCCGGCATCAGGTTGAAGCGCTAGAACGCGAAGTTGCCTATCTTGAAGAAAATCTTGAGGAATTGGATGGATTGCAAGTAAAGCGGCAACAGCAGCAACAAGAGATTCATACCGTTCAGGCGGAGTTGCAGCAAGCTCAGGCACAGGTCGCTGAACTCCAGCAACACGTTGAACAGTTGCAAGCCTTAGAAGCGCGATCGCAGCACCTGACTCTCCAACTCGCTCAAGTCACTACACAAATTCAAACTCAAACCGGCAACCTGGAACGCCTTCAGCAAGATTTGCAACAGGCAGAAGCCGCTGCTGCTATTTGTACTGCTAACCAAGAGGCGTATCAGGTATTTCAGCAGGCAGAATCAACGTTGCGACAACTGGAACAACTCCAGCGGACTGAACAAACTCTGCAACATAGGAAACGACAGCAGGAACAACAGCTTAGCGATCGCCAAGCCGAGCTTACCAAATTGACTCTTCAACTCAATCGGCTCACAGAAGCCCGCCAGGCGATCGCACAGCTTGAACCACTGGCACAGCGGCAGCAAGAACTGGAACGCACCCAGCAAACTATCAGCCAACAAATTCAAACGTGCCACAGCATGCGACAAGCCATGCATGAGCAAGAAAAACGCCTGAAACAACTCCAGATCCGGCAAACTCATCTCAATCAAGAAATTGCCGAAATCCAGGCATTGGCCCCCGTCGTACAAGAAATTCCTGCCCTGGAGCAGCAGCAGCAACGCCTTCAGCAACAAATCAGTCGCGTAGCAGCAGCCATCCAGTTTGAGACAGAATTGCGCCAAATTTTCCAGGCATCCCAATCCAGCAACGACTCTTTTCGGGAACAAGTGCTGAAAGCAACGACTGCTTTGACAGATTTGCAGCAAGCAATGCCGCTCTGGAGTGGGACGCTGGAAGCAGTTTTGCAGACCCTAGAGACTGGACTGGCTATGCAACAGCAGTTTGTTACGGCTTTAGGCAACATTCTGGATGATCTTGCTGAACAAACCGCTCCCGAAAAATTAGCACACCAACTCCAAACAGTCCAAACTCAGTTACAGGCAGCCCGACAAAATCAGACTCGGTTTGCCAACCTGGAGCGACTGCTGGCAGACTACGCTCACCTGGAAACGGATGTTCGAGAGCTACAAACCCATTTAATGGCGTCTCAGAGTCAGATCGCTGAAGAATCTGCTTTAAAGGAAAAATATGCCCACCTCGCCGCAACCCTTACAGAATTAGAGAATCCAATTGCCCGCATTCAGCTCTGGCGGGAGGACTTGCGGCAGGAAGCGACCCTGTTAGCTAGTCTGGAAGCGGTGAATCAGGCAATTAACGAAATTCAGCAAGCGATCGCCCATCTCGATGAACAACTTGCTACCTATGCCACCCTTGCAGACGATATCCTCAAGCAGCAAGCCATCCGTGATCAGCATCGACAGGCTTACGAGGTCTACACAGCTCATCGGGAACTGGCAAATACTCGCAAACAACGACTGCATCTGGTTCAAACGGTGACGGCTGAGTTGCAAGCTTTACAGCAAACACAAACAGCACTGACTGAAGAACGCGATCGCCTCTGCCAAACGTTTGATCCAGAAGATTATCAAGTTGCTCAAACGGCTTATCAAACCGCTAGAGATCGCCAAAATCTCCTCAGTGGTCGCTTGCCAGAACTACTCAAAGCAATGGAAAACCTTGATGAGCGTTTGAATCAGCTAGAAATCCTACGCACACAATACGTAGAAACCCAGACTCAACTGGAGCAGAAAAAGAGAATCGAACGCTTCATCAAGTTTGCCCGCAAGGCTTACAAAGAAGCAGGACCTCGTATCACCGAGCGCTACATCCAAAGCATTTCTCGTGAGGCAGACAAACTGTTTCGGGATCTGCTTCACCGCCCCAATGTGAGTCTGCGATGGACCCGTGATTATGAAATTGTGGTGCAAGAAGGGGCACACTCGCGCCGCTTTGTAAATTTATCTGGCGGAGAACAAATGTGTGCCGCTCTTGCTGTGCGCCTGGCATTACTTAAAGTGTTGGCCGATCTGGACATTGCCTTTTTCGACGAACCTACCACCAATATGGATCGGCTCCGACGCGAACAACTGGCAGACGCGATCGCCAACATCAAGACCTTTCAGCAACTCTTTGTCATCAGCCACGATGATACTTTTGAGAAGGTTACTGAAAATATCATCGTGGTAGAACGAGAGGCTTAG